From Primulina tabacum isolate GXHZ01 chromosome 2, ASM2559414v2, whole genome shotgun sequence, one genomic window encodes:
- the LOC142537778 gene encoding uncharacterized protein LOC142537778, with translation MTARKLRPYFLSHPIVVFINSLLGRIMTHAEVSGRMVKWTVKLGEYDIEYKPQAAIKAQALTDFLIEMIQPVEEEVWRVFVDGASNLSGCSVGVVLVSPSREKIKLALRIDSRVTNNEAEYETVLAGLQAAREIKGTCEAKNEKMLKYLGLITARAASLTDWSIEQIPQEENAEADTLAKLAASMTRISTREVLCFTRLVLSTDEKEPPVRKNSLMTPIVDYIIQGKLPEDRAQAAKIKKQAPMFVFLSDVLYRRSYQGPLLKCLSEEEVEYVLREIHEGCCGEHLGGIALSRKAILAGFWWPQMNQDAARLVQKCQGCQHHSNFHHRPATSMQPISASCPFDQ, from the exons ATGACTGCTCGGAAGTTGAGGCCTTATTTTCTCTCACATCCCATTGTGGTCTTCATTAATTCCCTACTCGGGAGGATCATGACCCATGCCGAGGTCTCCGGAAGAATGGTTAAATGGACTGTGAAACTCGGGGAGTATGACATTGAATACAAACCCCAAGCTGCTATAAAAGCCCAGGCATTGACAGATTTTTTAATAGAAATGATTCAACCAGTAGAAGAAGAGGTCTGGAGGGTGTTTGTTGACGGTGCATCAAATTTATCAGGATGTAGTGTGGGAGTGGTCCTGGTTTCCCCGTCAAGAGAAAAAATCAAGTTGGCTTTGAGAATTGATTCCAGGGTCACCAATAACGAAGCGGAGTATGAGACTGTTCTGGCAGGATTGCAGGCTGCCCGGGAA ATAAAGGGAACATGTGAGGCCAAGAATGAAAAAATGCTCAAATATTTAGGGCTCATCACTGCCCGGGCAGCGTCTCTGACCGACTGGAGTATCGAGCAAATTCCACAGGAAGAAAATGCAGAAGCTGACACCTTAGCCAAATTGGCTGCTTCCATGACAAGAATAAGCACCCGGGAAGTTCTCTGTTTTACCCGGCTGGTGCTCTCTACTGATGAAAAAGAACCCCCAGTCCGGAAAAACTCATTGATGACCCCTATTGTTGATTATATAATCCAGGGCAAGCTCCCAGAAGATCGAGCCCAGGCTGCAAAAATTAAGAAACAAGCGCCCATGTTCGTCTTTTTGAGTGATGTTTTATACAGACGATCATATCAAGGCCCATTACTCAAGTGCTTATCAGAAGAAGAGGTAGAGTATGTCCTCCGGGAAATACACGAAGGATGCTGTGGTGAACACCTCGGTGGGATTGCTTTGTCTCGAAAAGCCATCTTGGCCGGATTCTGGTGGCCCCAAATGAATCAAGATGCTGCCCGACTTGTTCAAAAATGTCAGGGTTGTCAACACCATTCTAATTTTCATCATCGCCCAGCTACTAGTATGCAACCAATCTCCGCATCATGCCCTTTTGACCAATGA
- the LOC142537779 gene encoding uncharacterized protein LOC142537779: MENEKIGWKNYRVSYGHTELRLDHLLGETPYSLVYGSEAVMPVEIGQSSTRIESYPSNNDQSRAIELDLVEERRDREAIRMEAYRSRVVKSYNKHVWPRNFLVGDLVMKKIKPVGDVGKLKARWKGLFKIIRRVSSGAAYYLEDSQGHTIKRPWNAFHLKKYYV, translated from the coding sequence ATGGAAAATGAAAAGATTGGGTGGAAGAATTACCGAGTGTCTTATGGGCATACCGAACTACGCCTCGATCATCTACTCGGGGAAACACCCTACAGCCTTGTCTATGGTTCAGAAGCAGTCATGCCGGTGGAGATTGGACAATCTTCTACTCGGATAGAATCTTATCCGAGCAACAATGATCAATCTCGGGCCATTGAACTTGATTTAGTGGAAGAAAGAAGAGATCGAGAAGccattcgaatggaagcttatCGCAGCCGGGTGGTGAAGTCCTACAACAAGCATGTTTGGCCACGAAATTTTCTGGTTGGGGACTTGGTCATGAAGAAGATCAAGCCCGTAGGTGATGTGGGAAAATTAAAAGCCCGTTGGAAAGGACTCTTCAAAATAATTCGAAGAGTCAGCTCAGGTGCAGCTTACTATCTTGAAGATTCTCAGGGACACACTATCAAGAGGCCATGGAATGCTTTCCATTTaaagaaatattatgtttaa